The genomic window TTCTGGCGTGTTTACTGTCACGTGACTCGGTAAATGCGTCATAGTGGAGCATTATTAACATCCTCTCCTTGATGAGTTCATCGGCTTAGATCAGACCGCTACACTCTGCAGATCACTGAGGGACAAAAACTCGGCCTCCAGAAGAACACGCGTATTTATGACAAGGCAGATTCCTTTGGAATGCTTGAAAACGACACAGAATGATCTCTAAGCATCTTCCCGGTCTTTCCTCTACAAAATACAGAACTTCTGTCTATTAAAATAGCCGCCTCCACATCATCCTGGTCCTCTACGTAGCCAACATGACCATTTATTCTGCCATTAGTCTCCTCCATGTCGGAACTGAATGTCAACTCGCACTCATTCTGTGGTTGAGGAAGCTCCTCAAGACCCCGCATAAGTTCCCGCTTCTTGTAGTTCTAGGAACTTCAAGAACTATGTTATAAACTCCTGCCCCTAATTGTATTTCGTCGATGTCTATTTCTTCGAAATGACTGTACAGGGACGACTGATTCTAAACAACTTAACCCACGGAAAAACGGTAGGCCGCGGTTTGGACTGAGCTGAGAGTCCGAGTGACCGACTTTTGGTCAAACTTGATCTTGTGGAGGGGAGTGTTATGTCCCTCAACCAACGGAGTGTCCAGGTTGCTCAATGCGAGGATATTTCGTATCTTTCTGTTCAccgttttattttttccatgcatGGAAGTCCTCTGAGTCATTGAAGCATGGCTGACCGAATAATTAAAGATTCTTTTTGTACTGGAAGTAATGGATTCCGATAAAAACCAAGAACCCTACTCCCGACTTGTTTAAAAGTAGATTAAAgaagattttgaaatttttccaTTATTGCAAAGCATACAAAGTATTACATACAAAGATATTGTATTATATCTCATCTAGAAGAATTTGCAAGAGAGCATTAATCATTATTTTCCTCCTCTCAATATTGAAACATATGATTGGATTAGAAATCCGTTTTTAAGATCGTGTGACTATCAACTTGCTCTAACAGAGGAGTTTTGCTAACTTCGGTATGACCGCACATTCAAAATGAAATCTGCTGAATTGTCTTTGTAAATGTTCTGGATTTCCATATAGGATTCTTATCCTccaatcaaaaaaataaaatattgtttaagttcTCAACATCATATAAGTGTGAACAAGCTTTCTCTTGTCTCGTCGACATTGAATCAAACAACAGAAACAGGTTGTTGTCAATTGAAGATGACCTGTGGGTATGCTTGTCGCAGATTCGTCCCGtctgaaaattttatatacacataaacaagcGCAAGTATCTCATTAGTTATCACTAGGGCAACCACCAATTAATTTTTAtgactaaaaaaatatttattcatttgaatactTATGTCCAATATGGATTTACTAAATATACTGGATCTGAAAACGTTTATAAAGCGCAGTTCATGATATGCGACGTCATAGTTCGAAACAACTCTTTGAAGCCGTCACGATTAAAAAGACATAAGGAAACAAATCACCCACAAAATGTTGACACTGTCAAAAGTTTTATTGCAAAGAGAACTGGAAGTGCTAATTCCCTTTCCAACCACTTATTTGTGAAATGGCAATATCTTGTTATTCTGAAAAGTAAAGTTTGTGACCGACTTAAGATGGAAGACGATATGAGAATGGCACTTACCAACTTTGTACCAAAAATTGAATAGCTAGTTTCTGAAAAGCAGGATCAAAAATCACACTAACTCTAAATACtatgattttttaattttgttagctttttcattaaattattttgttattggtGGTCCCCAAAAAATTCAACAGACTAAAGTGGTCCCCGGTCAAGAAGGTAAGAAACACTGAACTAAATAATAAATTAGTTTTATCCTTAATGCACAATTGTGAATCAAATGTGTAATACATGTTCCGTGCAACAAATCAAGATacaaatttttaatgttttttggcTGAAATCATATACTTTGCCGCGTCGGTTAACAATAAGTAAAATTTTTGTCTATGAATTTAATGCTATACAATCGATTTGAGGATCCTTTATTTTCACAGTAAAAATATTCACGAAATTTTCTTACTAACGTTATGAGTTACATCAATCGTGTCATATTTTGCGTAATCGTAATGCTCCAGAGACAATAAACGAGATTTCTCTCTATTTGTACTCGGCACAGCAACCTATGAAAAAATCACCCAGAAACTTAGGCCAGAGAGTAGGTGACACACTTCCATTGTCTCCAAACGATCTAGGAACGTGATACCTATATTCACAATCATAATCTCTTTGATGACTTTATCGtggattaaaatattaaattttttgtgCTGGACAACAATCGAAGTGCGAATTGAGGTATCCACCTTAACCCACGGTCACGAGTTTTTACACACCAATTAAACTCAGCGTCTTTGCAAGTTTCTGGACTGCCTCAAGTTATTGCAAAGTAAAAGATGGAAGAACCTCACGACCTCGTTATGCCCCATGTCAATATGCGGGCTAAAGAGTTTTGTGAAAGACTTTTAAATTGATTATTTTAATAAGGGATTCTTGTTAAAATTTAATCCATTCCTTCACATTGACTTGGGTAGCATTCAAATTATACTCATGGCCCTAAAGTGTGTACCACACGCTCTCTCAACAGCAATGATGGCAGTCTTCCTTTGAGATAGACTTGATCCACTCCACAAGATGTCGTGCATCTTATTGGGAATTCGCTTATTTAAGTGACGATGTTACTCAGCTCATGTCCTAACTGCCCGCAAGACAAGTATAATCTATCCTTACTGTTTGCCAACATGTCGACGTAATTCTCTTGGAGTACTCTTCGCCCAATAAGTCAATTTCATCGTACTCACTCGGCTTGAATTGGATCAGACTAATGTAATAGTTTAGCAGTGAAATCGCGTACTCGTTCAAAGCATGAAGTAAGTTCGGCTTTAAACAATGAAATTGCTTTCTCCATCTATCCACTACAACTATCCATACattaaatatctttcaaatagACCAAATTAGTTGGAGACTTTTCTGAGTTTCTGTTGAGAAAATAGTCAAAATAGTCATCgatgtctttcatcattttaattttttagatcttttttgtgaataaatatttgattaataaattGTTGCCAGGAAACATAGAGGCATGATGGACGCCACAAGCAAAATAAGGCCTGACCCTTCAACTCGGTGTCGTCTCTGAGTGACGAATAGATTCAAGGTGGGGCAAGTGGAGTCCCTCATCCACTCGCATCTGAAGGAGGGACTGACTGGCAAGACCTACGACCCCGAAGAGGCTCCAGATATCTGCAGAGAATTGACCAACTCGATAAAAAACGCAGTAAAAAGTTGATTCTTTTCTTCAAAATAGATCTCGATTACAAAAACTACAAATTGGTGGTCCAGGTTGTGTTGGGGGAGAACAGAGGCACGGGAATCAAGTTAGACAATAAAGTCACGTGCTTAGGATGAGTGGACGGTGTCTTTGGGATGACGACACTGACGGGGTTGCTCAGGGTCACTTTAACTCGGTTGGTGGTGATTTGCTTACTTGAGGACACGCTTTTTTCCTATGCTTCCGTCATGGCTACATACAGctattaaatattaattgttctaaataaaattcaattaaataaacaagtaaaataaacattaattttcatttaaattgcGCGTCCTTTTgagtgatttgttgtgatgctctcgAAAACTACGAAAGTGAATTACAATGGTTGTAGCATTAATAACACAAATAAAGATATCGACATAGCTAAATGTGTAAAAGAACTTGACCTACTCCACAAGCAGATAGAAGATCTCAACTCCGCAGCTGCCGACGAAGTCATCAACATTGAAATGGAGTACGCCGCTCTGCGGAGACCTGTCTACCTCAAGCGGGCAGTTCTTTTAAGAAGTCAACCGAATATTTGGCTCCACGCCGTGCTTGACATTCCTTATGTCAGTTGACAGGGCATCCAGTGATCTCAGAATACATCACCCGCAGGGACATGCTCATTTTGAGGAGTCTGGTTGACCTCGATGTGGATGAGGTGTCCGACGATGGATTCTCCTTCTCTATTTCTATGGTTTTCCTACTTTTTGACGGACAGGAGTTCAGTCCCAATGATTATTTTTTTGACACTAAACTGGTCCGGATATTCTCTTTCGGAATCAACAACCAGTTGATATCCACGTCAATTGATGTCAGTTGGAAACAATTCCAGACTGAGAAGTCATTTTTTGACTTGTTCACTGAAATGCGTGGTTGTAATTCCCAGGATGTGTCCATGGCCATTAAAAATGATATTTGGCCTTCCCCTTTCAAGTTTGTTCGCGATTCGGCCGCTGATaagttttgatttctttcttattttttcaactttgtgtttttattttgttctcgATTATTAGGGCCGgtgcttttctcttttttctttgttggtttatttgttttataaattaatatactttGTCCGTAAAGACATTTTATTGACGTCTAAGATTTTTCTGTGTTCttgttaaaatttcaaatttgtcATTTAAACACGCCGTTTTTGGTTTTCTTAAAATATTATCTACGACCTTGCAATGTTTTTAATTCTGTATGAGATTAAAATCCAGCCAACATCAGGTTGATATTAGGCGACTTGCTTACAGAATTTATTGCGCGTAGCATTTTTTGCATGTAAGTTTTACAGGGCCAGTCTTTCACAgaattgtttcttgttttttcttttaattacattCTGTCTTAATTGAAGTTCAAACCGAGAGACACAGCTTTACGGTCACTCGATAGAAATGTGCCTCCATAAGATCGTGAGTCCATCAGCATGCATTTAAGATTACGTCCACAtatgatgtaatcaatttgattGTAAATAGATACAATCTCATCACTCTTCTTTCTTTGTCCCACCCACGTGGCTATATGTCTTGCCAGATGTTTAAATGCCGTGTTGAATCAATAAAGATTAAATGCACTGCAGAAGTCTGCCAATGCTGCGCCACTTGAGTTTCTTGTTCATTTATTATGAGCTCCAACAAAACTTTCATCCTTAAGACGTGTTCCCACATTTGTATTCTAATCGCTGGCAAGGAAAATAAGAGAAGGAAGTATG from Octopus sinensis unplaced genomic scaffold, ASM634580v1 Contig11546, whole genome shotgun sequence includes these protein-coding regions:
- the LOC115228982 gene encoding NAP1-related protein 1-like, producing the protein MLILRSLVDLDVDEVSDDGFSFSISMVFLLFDGQEFSPNDYFFDTKLVRIFSFGINNQLISTSIDVSWKQFQTEKSFFDLFTEMRGCNSQDVSMAIKNDIWPSPFKFVRDSAADKF